Proteins from a genomic interval of Aquabacterium sp. J223:
- a CDS encoding ATP-binding protein yields the protein MSIRTRLLLLVLAVWLPAAAGFGALAWSTYQREVAGAREAMANFGRSLRLVIEAELDQRAAAARTLAGSQAVRDADLARFHQEASAALVGTRTWALLATPTEQLANTLRPVGSPPLRRAPQAPWLQEGTAVFFAPVGPAAQKPVITVLAAVRADDGGPTRFNVGVVFEPALLQDLVDAHARGWVGLVSVVNERQLVMSRSRDPEKWLGQRASDRVLPPLVARRSDFVASTTLDGVRSLTFVSSPTHQGWAVLVSLPQAMLDASARRLTLQACAAAAGLLAIGLLAAWLGSRRIVRPVLALRDAAVELGRDAVPAALATGVTEADQVSLALHEAGRRAQEATQLLESRVAQAVQQAEQAQARLLDAQKHEAIGRLTGGLAHDFNNLLQTIRTGLQVLDRGTHEPPQRRVLEAALRATGKAAELVRHMLAFGRTQPAQARPVDLHDFMLKGQELMAKAVEGRARLHAHIDVGLPPVMADPTQLELALLNLVFNARDAMPAGGDIQIRARLATDDEVPPGPPGRFVCVQVADTGAGMDAATLQRVFEPYFTTKPVGAGSGLGLAQVQSFAREAGGEVRVHSVLGQGSRISLTLPVADVPAPVADTVAPPLPVAALHVLVVEDDPLVASVVVSALEGAGHRCVAVGSADEAVLVLSGEQRFDVVFTDVAMPGRLNGMQLAALCRGHRPPVPVVVASGYTTEALVDGVQMLRKPYGTDELLAALQAAVTGP from the coding sequence TTGAGCATCCGCACCCGCCTGCTGTTGTTGGTCCTGGCCGTCTGGCTGCCCGCGGCGGCGGGGTTCGGCGCACTGGCCTGGTCGACCTACCAACGGGAGGTGGCCGGCGCCCGGGAGGCGATGGCGAACTTCGGGCGCAGCCTGCGCCTGGTGATCGAGGCGGAACTGGACCAGCGCGCCGCCGCCGCGCGCACGCTGGCGGGCTCGCAGGCGGTGCGCGATGCCGACCTCGCCCGCTTCCACCAGGAGGCGAGCGCCGCCCTGGTGGGCACCCGGACCTGGGCCCTGCTCGCCACGCCGACCGAACAGCTGGCCAACACCCTGCGGCCGGTGGGCAGCCCGCCGCTGCGGCGCGCGCCGCAGGCGCCCTGGCTGCAGGAGGGCACCGCGGTGTTCTTCGCGCCGGTCGGGCCGGCCGCGCAAAAACCCGTCATCACCGTGCTGGCGGCGGTGCGCGCCGACGACGGCGGTCCGACCCGGTTCAACGTCGGCGTCGTCTTCGAGCCGGCGCTGCTGCAGGACCTCGTCGACGCCCACGCCCGCGGCTGGGTGGGGCTGGTGTCGGTGGTCAACGAGCGGCAGCTGGTGATGAGCCGCAGCCGCGACCCCGAGAAGTGGCTCGGCCAGCGGGCCAGCGACCGCGTGCTGCCGCCGCTGGTGGCGCGCCGCAGCGACTTCGTCGCGTCCACCACCCTGGACGGCGTGCGCAGCCTGACGTTCGTCTCGTCGCCCACCCACCAGGGCTGGGCGGTGCTGGTCTCGCTGCCGCAGGCGATGCTCGACGCGTCGGCACGGCGGCTCACGCTGCAGGCCTGCGCGGCGGCGGCCGGCCTGCTGGCCATCGGCCTGCTGGCGGCCTGGCTGGGCTCGCGCCGCATCGTGCGGCCGGTGCTGGCGCTGCGCGACGCCGCCGTCGAGCTCGGCCGCGACGCCGTGCCGGCGGCGCTGGCCACCGGCGTCACCGAGGCCGACCAGGTCAGCCTGGCGCTGCACGAGGCCGGTCGCCGTGCGCAGGAGGCCACGCAGCTGCTGGAGTCGCGGGTGGCGCAGGCGGTGCAGCAGGCCGAGCAGGCGCAGGCCCGGCTGCTCGACGCCCAGAAGCACGAGGCCATCGGCCGGCTCACCGGCGGCCTGGCGCACGACTTCAACAACCTGCTGCAGACCATCCGCACCGGCCTGCAGGTGCTCGACCGCGGCACCCACGAGCCGCCCCAGCGCCGGGTGCTGGAGGCGGCCCTGCGCGCCACCGGCAAGGCGGCCGAGCTGGTGCGCCACATGCTGGCGTTCGGCCGCACGCAGCCGGCCCAGGCCCGGCCGGTGGACCTGCACGACTTCATGCTCAAGGGCCAGGAGCTGATGGCCAAGGCGGTCGAGGGCCGGGCCCGGCTGCACGCCCACATCGACGTCGGCCTGCCGCCGGTGATGGCCGATCCCACGCAGCTGGAGCTGGCGCTGCTGAACCTCGTCTTCAACGCCCGCGACGCCATGCCCGCCGGCGGCGACATCCAGATCCGCGCGCGGCTGGCCACCGACGACGAGGTGCCGCCGGGACCGCCCGGCCGCTTCGTCTGCGTGCAGGTGGCCGACACCGGCGCCGGCATGGACGCCGCCACCCTGCAGCGGGTCTTCGAGCCCTACTTCACCACCAAGCCGGTGGGCGCGGGCAGCGGGCTCGGGCTGGCCCAGGTGCAGTCCTTCGCGCGCGAGGCCGGCGGCGAGGTGCGCGTCCACAGCGTCCTGGGCCAGGGCAGCCGCATCAGCCTGACGCTGCCGGTGGCCGACGTGCCGGCGCCGGTCGCGGACACCGTCGCGCCACCGCTGCCGGTGGCCGCGCTGCATGTGCTGGTGGTGGAGGACGACCCGCTGGTCGCGTCGGTGGTGGTGTCGGCGCTCGAGGGTGCCGGCCACCGCTGCGTGGCGGTGGGCAGTGCCGACGAGGCGGTGCTGGTGCTGTCCGGCGAGCAGCGCTTCGACGTCGTGTTCACCGACGTCGCCATGCCCGGCCGGCTGAACGGCATGCAGCTGGCCGCGCTGTGCCGCGGCCACCGTCCGCCGGTGCCGGTGGTGGTGGCCTCCGGCTACACCACCGAGGCGCTGGTCGACGGCGTGCAGATGCTGCGCAAGCCCTACGGCACCGACGAACTGCTGGCGGCGCTGCAGGCGGCGGTGACGGGGCCGTAG
- the dut gene encoding dUTP diphosphatase: MTTIDIRVLDARMAEVLPAYATAGSAGLDLRACLDTPLHLQPGDTALVPTGLAVHLADPGLAAMLLPRSGLGHKHGIVLGNLVGLIDSDYQGPLQVSVWHRGREPFTIAPMDRIAQMVIVPIVQARFRVVDRFEASARGAGGFGSTGRG; this comes from the coding sequence ATGACCACGATCGACATCCGCGTCCTTGACGCCCGCATGGCCGAGGTGCTGCCCGCCTACGCCACGGCGGGCAGCGCCGGCCTCGACCTGCGCGCCTGCCTGGACACGCCGCTGCACCTGCAGCCCGGCGACACCGCGCTGGTGCCCACCGGCCTGGCGGTGCACCTGGCCGACCCGGGCCTGGCGGCCATGCTGCTGCCGCGCTCGGGGCTGGGCCACAAGCACGGCATCGTGCTCGGCAACCTGGTCGGCCTGATCGACAGCGACTACCAGGGCCCGCTGCAGGTCAGCGTCTGGCACCGCGGCCGCGAGCCCTTCACCATCGCCCCGATGGACCGCATCGCGCAGATGGTCATCGTGCCCATCGTGCAGGCGCGCTTCCGGGTGGTGGACCGCTTCGAGGCCTCGGCGCGCGGCGCCGGCGGCTTCGGCTCGACCGGGCGCGGGTAG
- a CDS encoding ATP-binding protein yields MPGETLPISVLDHHPDPVLRLRRDAGPAGTAAAWRCAHANPAAAALLGQPEAKGMALVALVGERPAAALADALHGDGPVRLDLRLDDGRRLRGQALPDGEGGWLLLLSPAEDPELSRLQAELAQRSLTLETLLEVVPVPIIVAQDPEGRQVVRNRAAVQLLTAAVAGTGPSIVTKGPPVSLQFFQHGQPLPLARFPLRRALQGEEVRDEPFELRLPDGRQRHIHVCAAPLYDPAGRIRGAVNTFVDISEPVRAEQRVRELLLDATRASQAKDHFLATLAHELRNPLAPIRNAVHVLQRGGIDEPERVRLRAVIERQIGHLARLLEDLLDVSRIGRQRLELRREPVDLHAVVDVALETSRPPIEAGGHRLSVHVSEAPLPVVGDAVRLAQVLTNLLNNAAKYTPPGGRIELHARADGDDVVLRVRDDGMGIEPSMLEQVFELFSQTESARERAQGGLGIGLSLVRAIVELHGGSVRAHSAGLQRGSEFVVRLPMAPAKPPVAAAATPAPGWNAVAGAGDEALRVLVVDDNRDNTETLTVLLQTAGCRARGVCDGQSALDLVDGFRPQVVLLDLGMPGLDGLEVCRRLRRRPDGAAMRIVAMTGWGGAEDLRRTREAGFDLHLVKPVAVEALLAALRVDG; encoded by the coding sequence GTGCCCGGCGAGACCCTGCCGATCTCGGTGCTCGATCACCACCCCGACCCGGTGCTGCGCCTGCGCCGGGATGCCGGCCCGGCCGGCACGGCCGCGGCATGGCGCTGTGCCCATGCCAACCCGGCCGCCGCGGCCCTGCTGGGCCAGCCCGAGGCGAAGGGCATGGCGCTGGTCGCGTTGGTCGGCGAACGGCCGGCGGCCGCGCTGGCCGATGCGCTGCACGGCGACGGCCCAGTCCGCCTCGACCTCCGCCTCGACGATGGCCGCCGCCTGCGCGGCCAGGCCTTGCCCGACGGCGAGGGCGGCTGGCTGCTCCTGCTGTCGCCGGCCGAGGACCCCGAGCTGTCGCGGCTGCAGGCCGAGCTGGCCCAGCGCTCGCTGACGCTGGAGACGCTGCTCGAGGTGGTGCCCGTGCCCATCATCGTGGCGCAGGACCCGGAGGGCCGGCAGGTGGTGCGCAACCGCGCGGCGGTGCAGCTGCTGACCGCTGCCGTCGCGGGCACCGGCCCGAGCATCGTGACCAAGGGGCCGCCGGTGTCGCTGCAGTTCTTCCAGCACGGCCAGCCGCTGCCCCTGGCCCGCTTCCCGCTGCGTCGCGCGCTGCAGGGCGAGGAGGTGCGCGACGAGCCGTTCGAGCTGCGCCTGCCCGACGGCCGGCAGCGCCACATCCACGTCTGCGCCGCGCCGCTGTACGACCCGGCCGGCCGCATCCGCGGCGCGGTCAACACCTTCGTCGACATCAGCGAGCCGGTGCGCGCCGAGCAGCGCGTGCGCGAACTGCTGCTGGATGCGACCCGCGCCTCGCAGGCCAAGGACCACTTCCTCGCCACCCTGGCGCACGAGCTGCGCAACCCGCTGGCGCCGATCCGCAACGCGGTGCACGTGCTGCAGCGCGGCGGCATCGACGAACCCGAGCGGGTGCGCCTGCGCGCCGTCATCGAACGACAGATCGGCCACCTGGCGCGGCTGCTGGAGGACCTGCTCGACGTCTCGCGCATCGGCCGCCAGCGGCTGGAGCTGCGGCGCGAGCCCGTCGACCTGCACGCGGTGGTGGACGTGGCGCTGGAGACCAGCCGGCCGCCGATCGAGGCCGGCGGTCACCGGCTGTCGGTGCACGTCAGCGAGGCGCCGCTGCCGGTGGTCGGCGATGCGGTGCGCCTGGCCCAGGTGCTGACCAACCTGCTCAACAACGCCGCCAAGTACACGCCGCCGGGCGGCCGCATCGAACTGCACGCCCGCGCCGACGGCGACGACGTCGTGCTGCGCGTGCGCGACGACGGCATGGGCATCGAGCCGTCGATGCTGGAACAGGTGTTCGAGCTCTTCAGCCAGACCGAGAGCGCGCGCGAGCGCGCCCAGGGCGGGCTGGGCATCGGCCTGTCGCTGGTGCGGGCGATCGTGGAACTGCACGGCGGCAGCGTGCGGGCGCACAGCGCCGGCCTGCAGCGCGGCAGCGAATTCGTCGTCCGCCTGCCGATGGCGCCGGCCAAGCCGCCCGTCGCCGCCGCGGCGACGCCGGCGCCGGGCTGGAACGCGGTCGCCGGTGCCGGCGACGAGGCGCTGCGCGTGCTCGTCGTCGACGACAACCGCGACAACACCGAGACGCTGACCGTGCTGCTGCAGACCGCCGGCTGCCGGGCGCGCGGCGTCTGCGACGGCCAGTCCGCGCTCGACCTGGTCGACGGCTTCCGGCCCCAGGTCGTGCTGCTCGACCTCGGCATGCCGGGCCTGGACGGGCTGGAGGTGTGTCGCCGCCTGCGCCGCCGCCCCGACGGCGCGGCCATGCGCATCGTCGCCATGACGGGCTGGGGCGGCGCGGAGGACCTGCGCCGCACCCGCGAGGCCGGCTTCGACCTCCACCTGGTCAAGCCGGTGGCGGTGGAGGCGTTGCTGGCGGCGCTGCGCGTCGACGGCTGA
- the coaBC gene encoding bifunctional phosphopantothenoylcysteine decarboxylase/phosphopantothenate--cysteine ligase CoaBC produces MSEPLSSGDLATKRVLLGLSGGIACYKAADLARELVKAGATVQVVMTPAATRFIGAVTMQALSGRPVIVDPWDDSAPNNMHHINLTREADVVLVAPASADFIAKLAQGLSDDLLSLTCLARPSGQPLLLAPAMNREMWAHPATQRNVAQVVADGATILGPAHGDQACGEVGDGRMLEADQLRDALIAHFQPKRLAGKRVLVTAGPTFEAIDPVRGITNLSSGKMGFAIARAAREAGAEVTLVAGPVHLATPYGVRRIDVRSAQQMHDAVLPRAARQDVFIATAAVADWRPANLSAHKIKKNGSKVAPTFELAENTDILAAVAALPDAPFCVGFAAESRDLLAHAREKLERKKLPLVVGNLGPATFGRDDNTLTLVDADGHRELPASDKLSLARELVREVAERLARRQR; encoded by the coding sequence ATGTCCGAGCCCCTCTCCAGCGGCGACCTCGCCACCAAGCGCGTGCTGCTGGGCCTGTCCGGCGGCATCGCCTGCTACAAGGCCGCCGACCTCGCGCGCGAGCTGGTCAAGGCCGGCGCCACGGTGCAGGTGGTGATGACGCCGGCCGCCACCCGCTTCATCGGCGCGGTGACGATGCAGGCGCTGTCCGGCCGGCCGGTGATCGTCGACCCGTGGGACGACAGCGCGCCGAACAACATGCACCACATCAACCTCACCCGGGAGGCGGACGTGGTGCTCGTCGCCCCGGCCAGCGCCGACTTCATCGCCAAGCTGGCGCAGGGGCTGTCGGACGACCTGCTCAGCCTGACCTGCCTGGCGCGGCCGTCGGGCCAGCCGCTGCTGCTGGCCCCGGCGATGAACCGCGAGATGTGGGCCCACCCGGCCACCCAGCGCAACGTGGCACAGGTGGTGGCCGACGGCGCCACCATCCTCGGCCCGGCCCACGGCGACCAGGCCTGCGGCGAGGTCGGCGACGGCCGCATGCTCGAAGCCGACCAGCTGCGCGACGCGCTGATCGCGCACTTCCAGCCCAAGCGGCTCGCCGGCAAGCGGGTGCTCGTCACCGCCGGCCCCACGTTCGAGGCCATCGACCCGGTGCGCGGCATCACCAACCTGTCCTCCGGCAAGATGGGCTTCGCCATCGCCCGCGCGGCGCGCGAGGCCGGCGCCGAGGTGACGCTGGTCGCGGGTCCGGTGCACCTGGCCACGCCCTACGGCGTGCGCCGCATCGACGTGCGCAGCGCGCAGCAGATGCACGATGCGGTGCTGCCGCGGGCCGCGCGCCAGGACGTGTTCATCGCCACCGCCGCGGTGGCGGACTGGCGGCCGGCCAACCTGTCGGCGCACAAGATCAAGAAGAACGGCAGCAAGGTGGCGCCCACCTTCGAGCTGGCCGAGAACACCGACATCCTGGCCGCGGTGGCCGCGCTGCCCGACGCGCCGTTCTGCGTCGGCTTCGCCGCCGAGAGCCGCGACCTGCTGGCCCATGCCCGCGAGAAGCTGGAACGCAAGAAGCTGCCGCTGGTGGTGGGCAACCTCGGACCGGCAACCTTCGGCCGCGACGACAACACGCTGACGCTGGTCGACGCCGACGGCCACCGCGAACTGCCCGCCAGCGACAAGCTCAGCCTGGCGCGCGAGCTGGTGCGCGAGGTGGCGGAGCGGCTGGCGAGGCGCCAGCGATGA
- a CDS encoding peptidylprolyl isomerase codes for MLIQAPCVVSLVWRLSDAQDQPIDELAEPVEFFFGGEDLLPKVQEALEGQEAGHVADLQLEPEHAFGDYRAELVCFESRSLFPESVEPGMQFEGLPEGAETPDMPQELIYTVTDVYPSHVVLDGNHPLAGMALKLHVTVREVREATEEEIEAGSVQNEPGLTVLDMAPPGASLH; via the coding sequence ATGCTCATCCAAGCCCCTTGCGTGGTCAGCCTGGTGTGGCGGCTGTCCGATGCCCAGGACCAGCCCATCGACGAGCTGGCCGAGCCGGTCGAGTTCTTCTTCGGCGGCGAGGACCTCCTGCCCAAGGTGCAGGAGGCGCTCGAGGGCCAGGAGGCGGGCCATGTCGCCGACCTGCAGCTGGAGCCGGAGCACGCCTTCGGCGACTACCGCGCCGAGCTGGTGTGCTTCGAGTCGCGCAGCCTGTTCCCCGAGTCGGTCGAGCCCGGCATGCAGTTCGAGGGCCTGCCCGAAGGCGCCGAGACGCCCGACATGCCGCAGGAGCTGATCTACACCGTCACCGACGTCTACCCCAGCCATGTGGTGCTGGACGGCAACCACCCGCTGGCCGGCATGGCGCTGAAGCTGCACGTCACCGTGCGCGAGGTGCGCGAGGCCACCGAGGAGGAGATCGAGGCCGGCTCGGTGCAGAACGAGCCCGGGCTGACGGTGCTCGACATGGCGCCGCCGGGCGCCTCGCTGCACTGA
- a CDS encoding tartrate dehydrogenase, with translation MTTPSHRIAVIPGDGIGKEVMPEGLRVLDAAATRFGLSLQTTHIDWASCDHHVKTGQMMPDDWKQQLEGMDALYFGAVGWPATVPDHVSLWGSLLKFRREFDQYVNLRPVRLFEGVPCPLVDPTGRPRRPGEIDFLVVRENTEGEYTKLGGILYEGTDREIVIQESVFSRFGTDRVLTYAFERAAARPRRHLTVATKSNGIAISMPWWDGRADEVAKAYPGVTVDKQHIDILSARFVLQPQRFDVVVASNLFGDILSDLGPACTGTIGLAPSANLNPERRFPSLFEPVHGSAPDIYGRNIANPVAMIWSGALMLDFLGHRDAHDAIVRAIEQVLAEGPRTPDLGGSASTTDMGRAIAAQVAAG, from the coding sequence ATGACCACCCCATCCCACCGCATCGCGGTCATCCCCGGCGACGGCATCGGCAAGGAAGTGATGCCCGAAGGGCTGCGCGTGCTCGACGCGGCGGCGACGCGCTTCGGCCTGTCGCTGCAGACCACGCACATCGACTGGGCCAGCTGCGACCACCACGTGAAGACCGGCCAGATGATGCCGGACGACTGGAAGCAGCAGCTCGAGGGCATGGACGCGCTGTACTTCGGCGCCGTCGGCTGGCCGGCCACCGTGCCCGACCATGTGTCGCTGTGGGGCTCGCTGCTGAAGTTCCGGCGCGAGTTCGACCAGTACGTCAACCTGCGCCCGGTGCGCCTGTTCGAGGGCGTGCCCTGCCCGCTGGTGGACCCCACCGGCCGGCCGCGCCGGCCCGGCGAGATCGACTTCCTCGTCGTGCGCGAGAACACCGAAGGCGAGTACACCAAGCTCGGCGGCATCCTCTACGAAGGCACCGACCGCGAGATCGTCATCCAGGAGTCGGTGTTCTCGCGCTTCGGCACCGACCGCGTGCTGACCTACGCCTTCGAGCGCGCCGCGGCGCGGCCGCGCCGGCACCTGACGGTGGCCACCAAGAGCAACGGCATCGCCATCAGCATGCCGTGGTGGGACGGACGGGCCGACGAGGTGGCGAAGGCCTACCCCGGCGTCACCGTCGACAAGCAGCACATCGACATCCTGAGCGCGCGCTTCGTGCTGCAGCCGCAGCGCTTCGACGTGGTGGTGGCGAGCAACCTGTTCGGCGACATCCTGTCCGACCTCGGCCCGGCCTGCACCGGCACCATCGGCCTGGCGCCCAGCGCCAACCTCAACCCGGAGCGCCGGTTCCCCAGCCTGTTCGAGCCGGTGCACGGCTCGGCGCCGGACATCTACGGCCGCAACATCGCCAACCCGGTGGCCATGATCTGGTCGGGGGCGCTGATGCTCGACTTCCTCGGCCACCGCGACGCGCACGACGCCATCGTGCGCGCCATCGAACAGGTGCTGGCCGAGGGCCCGCGCACGCCCGACCTGGGCGGCAGCGCCTCGACCACCGACATGGGCCGGGCGATCGCCGCGCAGGTGGCGGCGGGCTGA
- a CDS encoding glucose-1-phosphate adenylyltransferase, with product MIGGKKVLALVLAGGEGSRLHPLTAERCKPSVPFNGRHRIVDFVLSNLVNSGLTSIYLLVQYKSQPLIEHVRRAWSLPQLMGHHFVSVVPPQMRQGREWYAGTADAVAQNLHLLDQQRPDLVAVFGADHVYRMDVSQMVEWHLAQRADVTVATLPVPINEAPAFGIATIDARHRIGAFEEKPRAPRSMPGRPGFALASMGNYVFSAAVLRQALVEAQARGEHDFGRDVLPRLIGSHRVVAYDFDDNRVPGLDAQEERGYWRDVGTLDAYFAANFDTLGARPRFRMANAAWPIHTAPDAGESAQVEAGHLLCSTLGPGSVVHDGWLDHALLRQEVQVHEEACLEHCILMDRVVVGRGARLRRVIVDMDNHIPPGEVIGHDAAADRARFHVSEGGIVVVPRGHFRPGAAATPAVGTEALAR from the coding sequence ATGATTGGCGGCAAGAAGGTGCTGGCCCTGGTGCTGGCCGGCGGGGAGGGATCGCGGCTGCACCCGCTGACGGCCGAGCGGTGCAAGCCGTCGGTGCCGTTCAACGGCCGGCACCGCATCGTCGACTTCGTGCTGAGCAACCTGGTCAACTCCGGCCTGACCTCGATCTACCTGCTGGTGCAGTACAAGTCGCAGCCGCTGATCGAGCACGTGCGGCGCGCCTGGTCGCTGCCGCAGCTGATGGGGCACCACTTCGTCAGCGTGGTGCCGCCGCAGATGCGCCAGGGGCGCGAGTGGTATGCCGGCACCGCCGACGCGGTGGCGCAGAACCTGCACCTGCTGGACCAGCAGCGGCCCGACCTGGTGGCGGTGTTCGGCGCCGACCACGTCTACCGGATGGACGTCTCGCAGATGGTCGAGTGGCACCTGGCGCAGCGCGCCGACGTGACCGTCGCCACGCTGCCGGTGCCGATCAACGAGGCGCCGGCCTTCGGCATCGCCACCATCGACGCCCGCCACCGCATCGGCGCCTTCGAGGAGAAGCCGCGGGCGCCGCGCAGCATGCCGGGCCGGCCCGGCTTCGCGCTGGCCTCGATGGGCAACTACGTCTTTTCCGCGGCGGTGCTGCGCCAGGCGCTGGTCGAGGCGCAGGCCCGCGGCGAACACGACTTCGGCCGCGACGTGCTGCCGCGCCTGATCGGCAGCCACCGCGTCGTCGCCTACGACTTCGACGACAACCGGGTGCCGGGCCTCGACGCGCAGGAGGAGCGCGGCTACTGGCGCGACGTCGGCACGCTGGACGCCTACTTCGCCGCCAACTTCGACACCCTCGGCGCGCGGCCGCGCTTCCGCATGGCCAACGCCGCCTGGCCGATCCACACCGCACCGGATGCGGGCGAGTCGGCGCAGGTCGAGGCCGGGCACCTGCTGTGCTCGACGCTCGGGCCGGGCAGCGTGGTGCACGACGGCTGGCTGGACCATGCGCTGCTGCGCCAGGAGGTGCAGGTGCACGAGGAGGCCTGCCTGGAGCACTGCATCCTGATGGACCGGGTGGTGGTCGGCCGGGGCGCCCGCCTGCGGCGGGTCATCGTCGACATGGACAACCACATCCCGCCGGGCGAGGTCATCGGCCACGACGCGGCAGCCGACCGCGCGCGCTTCCACGTCAGCGAGGGCGGCATCGTGGTCGTGCCGCGCGGCCATTTCCGGCCCGGCGCGGCGGCGACGCCGGCCGTCGGCACCGAGGCGCTGGCCCGATGA